The Sorangiineae bacterium MSr11954 DNA segment GGCGACGCCAGACACCATGTAGTCCGTGCGAATGGGATCGACCTCTGCATCGGTGCACGTACCCGTGACGCCGCACGGGCTCGCTGCGAGATCCTGCTCGCGCGTCTTCCCTCGGACGAGGAACAGGACGGAAACGCCGGCGAGCGCCGCGGTGGCGCCGGCGCCCACCCACGCGGCCACGGGGATCGACGACGTGGCCCCTCGCGAGGTGGGTACGGCGCCGAGCGTCTCTCGTCCAGTGCGCGGCCGGACGGGCGACGTGAGCTGCAAAACGACCCGTCGTTCGCGGTCCCCGTCGCGGAGAATCACCGTCGTCTCTGCGGGGCTCCACCCGGCGTGCTCGACGCGCAAGGTATGAGCGCCGGGATCGAGCGCGAGCGGCGTCGAGGGCACGCGCGACGCCCGCTGCGCCCCGTCTACGAAGAACGCGGCGTCGTCCGTGTCCACACCGTCAGGTCGCTTCGTCTCGACGACGACGGTAGGGATCTGCCTTTCGAGCTCGCCGCTCCACTCGGTGCAATCTTTCACGAGCGGTGCCGGACAGCTCGACTGCGCGCACTGCAGGAACAGCGCGCGCGCTTCCATCCACTTGCCCGCGAGGCGCGCCTCCTGCCCGTGCTCGTGCGCGTCGATGCACGCCGCCTTGTCGACGGCGAACGCCGCGTTCGTTTGCCCCGTGACCACCACCACGATGCACGCCTCGAGCAGGCGACCGCGACGTGCGCGCATACCGAGAAGTGTACGCGGGTCGTAGTTCGAAGTCACGATATCATCGCCATTCGGCGACGTTCAACGACTCGTCACGGAGAAGTCGTTCACGGAGAAGGTGGCCGGGCCGTTGGTCTCCGCGATCTCGACTCCGTATTCGAACGCGTGCAACGGGGCGTTCGCGGGCACCCATCCCTTGGAGACGAGCCAGTCGAAGACGTGGCGGAAGTTCACGGTCCCCGAGGTCTTCTTCTGCGTCATGGCCAACGCGATGTATTTGTGATCGGGCTCTGCCCAGGCGATGTACGGTTGGCCGTCGATGGTCGGACGATCGGTCTCATTGCCGCCCGGCGGGAGCGTCGCGAGATAGCGATAGTCCGTCCAGAGCATCACCTCGATGTCCCATCCGCCCGGCCCCAGCCAGATGTCGTAGGACGCGTTCCAAACGCCCGATGCCGGAGCGGTATGTGCAAAGGTGCTGTCGATCGCCGTGAGCGTGTTCAAGGCGCGGCCGTTGAACATCCACTGGGTACATGGATACGATTTGATCTCGCCTCTCGAATCCGGAAGCACCGGCTGGTTCGAGACGACGTACCAGCTGCTCGGTGAGCAGGCGTAGATGGTCTGCGGACCGCCGCTCCCGCTCCACACGTTGTTGAAGACCGTGTAGCCGTTGGGAAACGTGTGGTCTTCATGGGGATCGGAGCTCGTAAAGACGGGGTTGGTGCACGGGCCGACCGTGCTCCCACTGTCCACCCTCCCACTGTCCACCCTGCCCCTGCCGTCCGAGGTGCCCCCGTCCGTCGTCGACGTGCCGGCGTCGCACCCTGGGCTCTGGCACTTCCCAGGCACGTCCCCGGATGTTCCTCCATCCGCAGGTTGCCCCTCATTCGCCTTGTCGGTGGAACATGCAAACGACCCAACTCCGAAACCGAGTACGGCGACCATGAATGACAGCGTTCGAATTCTCATGTGGGCGCTCCTTGACGAGGACCGACAGCAACGTTCGGACCAACGCCGTGCGCACGCGCGAATCTCGTCTCCAAACGGCCTTTCCGGAGCGCGCTTGTGCAACGGTGCACAAACGGTCAACGGCGTTGCGCAAACCCGTCAGAGGCACCAGGGCTTGAAGCGCTTCACGCCGTTCGAGTCCAGCCTGTAGCTCGGATCGCAGTCGGGTTTTCGGGCCGAAGGCGGCAGGGCGGCGCCCGGGCGGCCTGACGTTCCGCTTCGTTTCGCACCAGGGCGCGGGCCGGCGCCCTTCGTCGGCGATTCGTCCACGACCGGCGCGGCCGGCGTCGTCGCCGTGGCTGCGTTCGCGACCACCGCGGAGGCGGGCGGTGGGACGTTCGCCGTCTCGGGTGGGAGGCCGGGTGCCTCACCCGAAGGAGCGGGCGGCGGTGTCTGGGCCATCGCGATGGAGGGGTCGCCGCGCGTGCGCGCAAGCAGGTGGACGTTCGCCTCGAACACCGCGCCGATGGCAACGGCGAGCGCGACGGCCAACCATGGCCTGCCGCGACCGCGACCGCTTCGTGTCGCGGGGGTCGAAATCGTGACCGCGGCCGGGGCCTGCATCGCAGGCGCGGCGTGCTTCTCGGTCGCCATCGCGGCGAGCTTCCGCGCGTCGTCGGGCGAGCGCGGATGCCCCGCAAGCCTCTCCACCGCGGATTCTTCCGCGGCGGGAGCCATCGCCGGCGTCCGCTCGAGGTTCGTGACGCGCGTGCGCTGCTCGTCGATGCGCGGACCGAGCAGCCGCGCCACCCACGCGCTCACGTCGCGCTGAGGCGCCGGCACGATCACCGCCTCGAGCGCCGCGGCGAAATCGAGCGCCGTCTCGAAACGAGCCTCGACGTCGCGGTTCAAGGTGCGACGGAGAGCCTCGTCGATCGACGGCGGGACGTCGGAGCGAACACGCGCGAGCGATGGCACCTCCCCCTCGAGCACCGCCGCGATGACCCCCGACGTGTCATCGGCCGCGAACAGCTGCCTGCCCGCGAGCACCTGCCAGAGGACGACCCCGGCGGCGTAGACGTCCGCCCGCTGGTCCACGCGTTGACGCAGGATCTGCTCCGGCGACATGAACGCCAGCTTACCTTTGACCGTGCCATCGCGTGTGGACTGGAGCCTCGACGCGGCCTTCGCGATACCGAAATCAACGATGCGCGCCACGCCGTCGGCACCGACGAGGATGTTCTGCGGCGACACGTCGCGGTGCACGATCATGAGGCGCTCGCCCCGCTCGTCGCAGGCTTCATGCGCTGCATGCAGCCCGTAGAGCGCGCCGACGACGACTGCGCACGCGACGGCCGGCGGCACGCGTTCGCCTTGCACGGCGGCGGCTCGCAACAGCTCGGAGAGCGACGCACCGAGCACGTAGTCCATGACGAGGAACAGCTCGCCATCGCTCACGACGACGTCGCGCGTCGCCACGACATTCGGGTGCTGCACGCGAGCTGCGAGCCGCGCCTCGTCGAGGAACATGGCGGCGAACTCGGAGTCGGTCGCGAGGTGCGGGTGGAGGCGCTTCAAGGCCAAGGTGCGCGAGAAGCCAACCGGCCCCACGAATCGCCCGAGGTGGACGACCGCCATGCCGCCGGACGCAATCGCTTCGTGCAGCTCGTAGCGTCCGATTCGTCGCGGCATCGCCCGCGTTAACTTACTGAAAATGAAGGATTGTGCCACGGGTGCCGACGGCCCAGACGTCGTTGGGCGCGCGGCCCCAAACTCCGTTGAGGGCGGCGTCGGTGATGCGGGGAACGAGCGACCATGTGGTGCCGTCGCAATGCGCCATGGTTCCATCGAACGACACGCCCCAGATGTCGTTCGGGCCACTCCCCCACATGGCCGAGAGCCCGCCGCGGTAGCCCGACGTGGACGCCGGCGTCCACGTCTCACCCCCGTAGCGGAGGAGCGCGACGTTACCGGCCGCCCACGCCGACGTGTCGCTCGTCCAGACCGTGTGCATGATGTTCGACGCGCCAAACTGCACGATGTCCTTCGTCCAGGACCCTTGCGCGTAGCGGAGGATGACGTTGTCGCCGCCTACGGCGAGCGGACCGGCCGCCCCGCCCGCGATCGCCGTGAGACCTGTCTCGACCTGCTTCTGCTCGGACCACACGTTTCCGTCGAAGTGCAGGATGGTGCCGCGCCGAGAGGCCGCCTCACCGACCGCCCACACGTTGG contains these protein-coding regions:
- a CDS encoding serine/threonine protein kinase, with the protein product MPRRIGRYELHEAIASGGMAVVHLGRFVGPVGFSRTLALKRLHPHLATDSEFAAMFLDEARLAARVQHPNVVATRDVVVSDGELFLVMDYVLGASLSELLRAAAVQGERVPPAVACAVVVGALYGLHAAHEACDERGERLMIVHRDVSPQNILVGADGVARIVDFGIAKAASRLQSTRDGTVKGKLAFMSPEQILRQRVDQRADVYAAGVVLWQVLAGRQLFAADDTSGVIAAVLEGEVPSLARVRSDVPPSIDEALRRTLNRDVEARFETALDFAAALEAVIVPAPQRDVSAWVARLLGPRIDEQRTRVTNLERTPAMAPAAEESAVERLAGHPRSPDDARKLAAMATEKHAAPAMQAPAAVTISTPATRSGRGRGRPWLAVALAVAIGAVFEANVHLLARTRGDPSIAMAQTPPPAPSGEAPGLPPETANVPPPASAVVANAATATTPAAPVVDESPTKGAGPRPGAKRSGTSGRPGAALPPSARKPDCDPSYRLDSNGVKRFKPWCL